The following proteins come from a genomic window of Flavobacteriaceae bacterium MAR_2010_188:
- a CDS encoding deoxyribodipyrimidine photolyase-related protein: MPKTLRLILGDQLNSKHSWFKKVDENMLYCMFEMRQETDYVVHHIQKVIGFFAAMRLFSSDLKASGHNIIYYKITSKNNTQSLINNLQDLIERHKISHFEFIQPDEYRLDKQLEKFSQELKISTKTNSSEHFYTERDEVKDFFQGKKQFIMESFYRHMRIKHDVLVHAEQPEGGTWNYDKSNRKKWKGETKVPSYKYFNNKVDDVLGDIYMSGIKTMGNFDTKTFSYPITRLQALVQLKFFCENLLVHFGDFQDALHTDEVYLFHSRLSFALNLKLISPKDVIITVLNYYRQFGDDIHISQVEGFVRQILGWREYMRGMYWMMMPDFKSDNFLENATPLPNFFWSGETKMNCLKNAINNSLDNGYAHHIQRLMITGNFALLINSDPNDVDAWYLGIYVDAVEWVQLPNTRGMSQFADGGKIATKPYVSSGSYINKMSNYCNGCHYNVKEKITKTACPFNSLYWNFLDDKREFLKDNHRMSMMFSLLDNIPASKLEAIKIRAQEIITNPDNF, translated from the coding sequence ATGCCAAAAACACTTCGATTAATTCTTGGCGACCAGTTAAATAGTAAACATTCTTGGTTTAAAAAAGTAGACGAGAACATGCTGTATTGTATGTTCGAGATGCGTCAAGAAACCGATTACGTTGTCCATCACATCCAGAAAGTGATTGGCTTTTTTGCCGCGATGAGACTATTTTCTTCAGACTTAAAAGCATCCGGTCACAACATTATCTATTATAAGATTACTTCCAAAAACAACACCCAATCTCTTATTAATAATCTTCAAGATTTAATCGAAAGACATAAGATTTCACATTTTGAATTTATTCAACCAGACGAATATAGATTGGATAAGCAGTTAGAAAAATTCAGCCAAGAGTTAAAAATTTCAACCAAAACAAACAGTTCCGAACATTTCTATACCGAACGTGACGAAGTGAAGGATTTTTTCCAAGGAAAAAAGCAATTTATTATGGAGAGCTTTTACCGCCATATGCGTATAAAGCATGATGTTTTGGTGCATGCTGAACAACCCGAAGGCGGTACGTGGAATTACGATAAGAGCAATCGCAAGAAATGGAAAGGAGAAACTAAAGTTCCTAGCTATAAATATTTCAACAATAAGGTCGATGACGTTCTTGGAGATATTTATATGTCTGGTATCAAAACGATGGGAAATTTTGATACTAAAACTTTTTCCTATCCTATTACAAGGCTTCAGGCGCTGGTTCAACTAAAGTTTTTTTGCGAAAATCTACTCGTTCATTTTGGTGACTTTCAAGATGCTTTGCATACAGATGAAGTTTATCTTTTTCATTCGCGATTATCCTTTGCTCTAAATTTGAAACTAATTTCCCCAAAGGATGTTATTATAACTGTTCTCAATTATTATAGACAATTTGGAGATGATATCCACATTTCACAAGTTGAAGGCTTTGTAAGACAAATTCTTGGATGGCGAGAATATATGCGAGGGATGTATTGGATGATGATGCCAGACTTTAAATCCGATAACTTTTTAGAAAACGCAACTCCCCTACCTAACTTTTTTTGGTCTGGCGAAACTAAAATGAATTGCTTAAAAAATGCTATAAACAACTCTCTCGACAATGGTTATGCCCACCATATACAAAGATTAATGATTACTGGTAATTTTGCACTTCTGATTAATTCTGACCCAAACGACGTTGACGCGTGGTATTTGGGGATCTACGTAGACGCTGTAGAATGGGTACAATTACCAAATACCAGAGGCATGAGCCAATTTGCGGATGGTGGAAAAATAGCGACCAAACCTTATGTTTCTTCGGGTTCTTACATCAATAAAATGAGCAACTATTGTAATGGCTGCCATTATAACGTCAAGGAGAAAATTACCAAAACCGCCTGTCCCTTCAATTCTCTTTATTGGAATTTTTTAGATGACAAAAGAGAATTTCTAAAAGACAACCATAGAATGAGTATGATGTTTAGTTTGCTAGATAACATTCCGGCTTCTAAACTTGAGGCCATAAAAATAAGAGCCCAAGAGATTATTACAAATCCAGATAACTTTTAA